From Rhodothermales bacterium, one genomic window encodes:
- a CDS encoding photosystem P840 reaction-center cytochrome c-551, producing the protein MRNRIWSLVAVVALLAVAASSSAQDPSSEEDLAEFDKGSQTIDVSTYPEEMQQKYEIFAERCSKCHTLARPINSDYALEEEWSRYVKRMMRKPGSGIAPKEAKQIFEFLAYDSSVRKKELIEKKKVQQGS; encoded by the coding sequence ATGCGCAATCGGATCTGGTCGCTCGTCGCGGTGGTCGCGCTGCTTGCCGTGGCCGCATCTTCCTCCGCGCAAGACCCTTCCAGCGAGGAGGATCTTGCCGAGTTCGACAAGGGATCGCAGACAATCGACGTCTCCACTTACCCCGAGGAGATGCAGCAGAAATACGAGATCTTTGCTGAGCGATGCTCCAAGTGCCACACGCTGGCGCGGCCGATCAACTCAGACTACGCACTCGAGGAAGAGTGGTCGCGCTACGTCAAGCGGATGATGCGCAAACCAGGCAGCGGGATCGCGCCCAAAGAGGCCAAGCAGATCTTCGAGTTCCTGGCGTACGACTCTTCGGTGCGCAAGAAGGAGCTCATCGAAAAGAAGAAGGTCCAGCAGGGCAGCTGA